A region from the Peromyscus leucopus breed LL Stock chromosome 9, UCI_PerLeu_2.1, whole genome shotgun sequence genome encodes:
- the Fam170b gene encoding protein FAM170B, with product MRRNESSPRPGPAFLPEDIYLAARTHAVLGWSSSPSSQSSSEYQSYSPYQSWTSSRFDEQQDAPPESVCALYTHVQTVRGVAVAWETDDGFEPVTRKPLIREAEFIKRQRRKGSSFEMASNTDLHWELEACKHYCPQAEDTVDCCLEELRAPPDWLVTTNHGLRCVACCRVFPTLEALLEHAQHGIREGFSCQIFFEEMLERRRAREQRRDQQPVEEEESSSDSSECFKPTTKMLPQQQPQPQPQSQPQQQQQQQEQEQEKEQQKQQEQQEQEQPPPPQPQPQQPQQPQQPQQPQQEPEQQPQQQKPEQQPQQQPQQQKPEQQPQQQKPQQQPQQKPQQQK from the coding sequence ATGAGGAGGAATGAGTCATCTCCACGGCCAGGGCCTGCCTTCCTCCCAGAGGACATCTACTTGGCAGCCCGGACACACGCAGTGCTGGGCTGGAGCAGCTCTCCGTCATCCCAGTCGTCCTCAGAGTACCAGTCCTATTCTCCGTACCAGTCCTGGACCTCCAGCAGGTTCGATGAGCAGCAGGATGCCCCACCCGAGAGCGTGTGTGCCCTGTACACCCACGTGCAGACCGTGCGCGGTGTGGCAGTGGCTTGGGAGACTGACGATGGCTTTGAGCCAGTCACCAGGAAGCCCCTCATCCGCGAGGCCGAGTTCATCAAGCGACAGCGGCGGAAAGGCTCCTCCTTTGAGATGGCCTCCAATACAGACCTGCACTGGGAGCTGGAAGCCTGCAAGCACTACTGCCCGCAGGCTGAGGACACTGTGGACTGCTGCTTGGAGGAGCTGCGAGCACCACCAGACTGGCTGGTCACCACCAACCATGGCCTTCGCTGCGTGGCCTGCTGCAGAGTCTTCCCCACACTGGAGGCGCTGCTGGAACACGCCCAGCATGGCATCCGAGAGGGCTTCAGCTGCCAGATATTCTTCGAGGAGATGCTGGAAAGGAGACGGGCCCGGGAACAAAGGCGGGACCAACAGCctgtagaggaggaggagagctctTCTGACAGTAGTGAATGCTTCAAGCCCACCACGAAGATGCTTCCGCAacagcagccgcagccgcagccgcagtcgcagccgcagcagcagcagcagcagcaggagcaggagcaggagaaggagcagcagaagcagcaggagcagcaggagcaggagcagccgccgccgccacaacCACAGCcgcagcagccgcagcagccgcagcagccgcagcagccgcagcaggagccagagcagcagccacagcagcagaagccagagcagcagccacagcagcagccacagcagcagaagccagagcagcagccacagcagcagaagccacagcagcagccacagcagaagccacagcagcagaag